One segment of Sinorhizobium sp. BG8 DNA contains the following:
- a CDS encoding sarcosine oxidase subunit delta, translating into MASLIPCPHCGQRPKEEFTIRGDASVVRPSPEAGEPAWFAYVYQRENPRGAHKEHWFHSGGCRRWLIVERDTATHHIYAVDDAATVSRKGGEA; encoded by the coding sequence ATGGCAAGCCTTATCCCCTGCCCCCATTGCGGCCAACGGCCGAAGGAAGAGTTTACCATCCGTGGTGACGCAAGCGTCGTTCGCCCTTCACCCGAAGCGGGCGAGCCAGCATGGTTCGCCTACGTCTACCAGCGCGAAAATCCGCGCGGTGCGCACAAGGAACACTGGTTCCACTCAGGCGGATGCCGCCGCTGGCTGATCGTTGAACGGGATACAGCCACCCATCACATCTATGCGGTCGATGACGCCGCCACCGTCTCGCGCAAGGGAGGCGAAGCATGA